Proteins encoded together in one Argiope bruennichi chromosome 1, qqArgBrue1.1, whole genome shotgun sequence window:
- the LOC129973841 gene encoding glutamate receptor ionotropic, kainate glr-3-like: MIRKKLTVAVVTAPHVLQVKRFVDEEIQLTGFDGAYLQMVLSALDVDYEIVEPSDGEWGRKLPGGNWTGLVGMIQRGEADLTLGSVAFTSGRKQVVDMSTPCTVYGETFVIVHPGHDISNIAYLHALDTYSWICNFSILLIIPILFFIIVHRKISFGDMFLGALGSILKQPTIVNKMFPNWKWLLCVWLSFVTVICFCYTAGLSAILTVRIPKDTIKTFHQLALAVKERTHRVYITKGNFIAEYLELSNEDHLRIIGEEIIRNEWYFSIQDSGSGKYVNQYSVELEVRPQLELFYGNQAVMKKYIISDDNVGTTPFGFLISSNFSFKSKLNSIISRAASAGLYDKFFKASSLKAGLSSEIETPENERRHQLSMQALSGTFMLLCVGMSCSFIALLFELLYYNLYYRIRINVNK; the protein is encoded by the coding sequence ATGATACGTAAGAAATTGACTGTGGCTGTAGTAACAGCGCCTCACGTGTTACAGGTAAAAAGATTCGTCGATGAAGAAATTCAACTTACAGGATTCGATGGAGCGTATCTTCAGATGGTGTTAAGTGCTTTAGATGTAGACTACGAGATAGTTGAACCATCTGACGGTGAATGGGGTAGGAAATTACCTGGTGGAAATTGGACAGGCCTCGTAGGTATGATTCAAAGAGGAGAAGCAGATTTGACTCTTGGTTCTGTTGCGTTTACAAGTGGGAGGAAGCAAGTCGTTGACATGAGCACACCGTGTACAGTCTATGGAGAAACTTTCGTCATAGTACATCCTGGacatgatatttcaaatatcGCCTATTTGCATGCTCTGGATACGTATTCCTggatttgtaatttttctatccTGTTAATTATCccaattttgtttttcataatagTCCATCGTAAGATATCGTTTGGTGACATGTTCTTGGGAGCTCTTGGAAGTATTCTGAAACAGCCTACGATTGTAAACAAAATGTTTCCGAATTGGAAATGGCTGCTCTGTGTTTGGCTCAGTTTTGTGACTGTAATATGTTTTTGTTATACAGCAGGATTATCAGCAATTTTAACGGTCCGCATTCCTAAAGAcactataaaaacatttcatcagCTTGCTTTAGCTGTGAAGGAACGCACTCATCGAGTTTATATAACAAAAGGCAATTTTATTGCTGAGTATCTTGAGCTATCTAACGAAGATCATCTACGAATCATCGGGGAAGAAATAATTCGAAATGAATGGTACTTTAGTATTCAGGATTCTGGATCCGGTAAATATGTAAATCAATATTCAGTAGAACTCGAGGTTAGACCTCAGCTGGAACTATTTTATGGAAATCAAGCggttatgaaaaaatacataatcagTGATGATAATGTTGGAACAACTCCATTTGGATTTCTAATAAGTAGTAACTTTAGTTTCAAAAGCAAACTAAATTCTATCATATCTAGGGCAGCTAGTGCAGGATTATATGACAAATTCTTCAAAGCTTCTTCATTGAAAGCTGGACTTTCATCTGAAATTGAAACTCCTGAAAACGAAAGACGACATCAACTTTCTATGCAAGCATTATCTGGGACTTTTATGCTTCTCTGTGTGGGGATGAGTTGTTCGTTTATTGCGCTTCTTTTTGaacttttgtattataatttatattatcgtATTAGGATCaatgtaaataagtaa